The region TTGAAATCGAAAGAAGATTAATCGAAGAATTAGACATTCCGGTAATGCACGACGATCAGCACGGAACAGCAATTATCTCTTCAGCAGCTTTAATCAATGCGCTTGAATTAGCAGGAAAAAAAGCCGAAGATGTAAAAATGGTAGTTTCAGGAGCAGGATCGGCAGCAATTGCTTGTACCGATTTATATGTTTCATTAGGAGTAAAAGTAGAAAACATCTTAATGTTTAATAGTAAAGGACTTTTAACAAAAGACAATCCTTCACTTTCAGAACTACAATTAAAATACGCTATTGATGGCGCTAAAATAGATTTAGCAGAAGCGGTAAAAGGAGCTGATGTTTTCATTGGATTATCTTCAGGAAATATCCTTTCTCCGGAAATGTTGCTTTCTATGGCTAAGAGCCCAATCGTTTTTGCAATGGCAAATCCAAACCCGGAAATCGATTATAATCTGGCTGTAGAAACAAGAAAAGACGTTATTATGGCGACAGGACGTTCAGATTTTCCTAATCAGGTAAACAACGTTTTAGGTTTCCCATATATTTTTAGAGGAGCATTGGACGTTCGTGCCAGAAAAATTAACGAAGAAATGAAAATGGCGGCGGTGAAAGCTTTAGCCATTTTAGCAAAAGAACCAGTTCCGGAGCAGGTTAACGTTGCTTACGGAGCTACAAAATTAGGTTTCGGACAAGAATATATTATTCCAAAACCATTTGATCCTAGATTGATCACAGTTGTTGCGCCTGCGGTTGCAAAAGCAGCAATGGAATCCGGAGTTGCAAAAAATCCTATTACAGACTGGGCTGCTTATGAAGATAAACTTCGTGAGCGTATGGGGAATGACAATAAAATGGTTCGTTTAATTACAAACCGTGCAAAATTAGATCCTAAGAAAATTGTTTTTGCTGAAGCAGATCAGTTAAATGTTTTAAAAGCAGCGCAAATTGTATATGAAGACGGAATTGGATTCCCAATTTTATTAGGAAACAAAGAAGTTATTTTAGAATTAAAGCAAGAATTAGGTTTTGATGCTGATTTAGAAATTATTGATCCTAAAACTGATGAAGAAGCAGAAAGACGTAACCGATTTGCAAAATCTTTTTGGGAAACAAGAGGACGCAGAGGAGTTTCGAAATTAGACGCAGAGAAATTCATGCGCGAAAGAAACTATTTTGCAGCCATGATGGTGAATGAAGGTGAAGCTGATGCATTAGTTACAGGACATTCAAGAAGTTATCCTTCTGTTGTAAAACCAATGATGCAGTTAATCCCGAAAGCACAAAATGCATCACTTATTGCAACTGCAAACATGATGCTTACTTCACGTGGGCCAATGTTTTTATCAGATACTGCAATTAACATTAATCCATCTGCACAAGATTTGATTAATATTGCAATTATGACTTCAAAAACAGCAAAAATGTTTGGAATTGAGCCGGTTATTGCGATGGTTTCGTTCTCAAACTTTGGTTCTTCAACTAGCGAAAGTGCTTCGAAAGTTAGAGAAGCTGTAGCTTATTTGCACAAAAACCACCCAGAAATGATTGTGGATGGAGAAATTCAGGCAGATTTTGCTTTAAATCAGGAAATGCTTGAAGAAAAATTCCCATTCTCTAAACTGGCTGGTAAAAAAGTAAATACATTGATTTTTCCTAATCTGGAATCGGCAAATATCACGTACAAATTGTTAAAAGAATTGTACAAAGTGAATTCAATTGGACCAATTATGATGGGTATGGGTAAACCAGTTCACATTTTCCAATTAGGCGCAAGCGTAGAAGAAATGGTAAATATGGCAGCCATTGCTGTTATTGATGCACAGGAAAAAGAAAGTAAAAAGAATAAAGTAACACAATAAACGTTCCTGTTGGGATTGGATAAATTTGTCGTAGTTTTATGGCATTTTTGTTATATTTGATACTAATAAAATACATTTATGATAGCACATTTGCAGGGAAGATTAGTAGAGAAAAATCCGACAGAGGTTGTAATTGATTGTGGAGGTGTTGGTTATCAGGTAAATATATCTTTGCATACCTTCTCTTTATTACCAAATTCTGAAAATATAAAATTGTATACGCATCTTCAAATCAAAGAAGATGCGCATACTTTATATGGTTTTGCTGAGAAATCGGAGCGTGAAATTTTCAGAATGTTACTTTCTGTTTCGGGAATCGGAGCTGGTATTGCCAGAACGATGCTTTCTTCAATAGAACCAAAACAAATTATAAATGCTATTGCATCCGGAGATGTTGGCATAATACAGTCCATTAAAGGGATTGGAAACAAAACAGCACAAAGAGTTATACTTGATTTAAAGGATAAAGTTGTTAAATTGTACGATATTGACGAAGTTTTTGCAGTTCAAAACAATAGAAACAAAGATGAAGCGTTATCTGCTCTAGAAGTTCTGGGTTTTGTTAGAAAAGCTTCTGAAAAAGTAGTAGAAAAGATTGTGAAGGAAGATCCTGAAGCTACTGTAGAAACAATTATCAAGAAAGCTTTAAAAAGCTTATAAATTCATTTCATATAAAAGAATTCTATGCGTAAAATTTGTATTTTGTTGCTGGTCTTACTCTGCGGTAATGTTTTGCGTGCGCAGGTTACCCCGGCAACTCAAGATACAACTAAAACTCAGTTTTCAGTTGGTAAAATTGAGCTTGAAGATCCCCCAAGTGTATTGTCAGCTTAC is a window of Flavobacterium crocinum DNA encoding:
- a CDS encoding NADP-dependent malic enzyme, translating into MNKESKKREALLYHAEPTPGKIQVVPTKKYATQRDLSLAYSPGVAEPCLAIAENIDDVYKYTAKGNLVAVISNGTAVLGLGDIGPEAGKPVMEGKGLLFKIFSDIDVFDIEVDTKNVEEFIQTVKNIAPTFGGINLEDIKAPESFEIERRLIEELDIPVMHDDQHGTAIISSAALINALELAGKKAEDVKMVVSGAGSAAIACTDLYVSLGVKVENILMFNSKGLLTKDNPSLSELQLKYAIDGAKIDLAEAVKGADVFIGLSSGNILSPEMLLSMAKSPIVFAMANPNPEIDYNLAVETRKDVIMATGRSDFPNQVNNVLGFPYIFRGALDVRARKINEEMKMAAVKALAILAKEPVPEQVNVAYGATKLGFGQEYIIPKPFDPRLITVVAPAVAKAAMESGVAKNPITDWAAYEDKLRERMGNDNKMVRLITNRAKLDPKKIVFAEADQLNVLKAAQIVYEDGIGFPILLGNKEVILELKQELGFDADLEIIDPKTDEEAERRNRFAKSFWETRGRRGVSKLDAEKFMRERNYFAAMMVNEGEADALVTGHSRSYPSVVKPMMQLIPKAQNASLIATANMMLTSRGPMFLSDTAININPSAQDLINIAIMTSKTAKMFGIEPVIAMVSFSNFGSSTSESASKVREAVAYLHKNHPEMIVDGEIQADFALNQEMLEEKFPFSKLAGKKVNTLIFPNLESANITYKLLKELYKVNSIGPIMMGMGKPVHIFQLGASVEEMVNMAAIAVIDAQEKESKKNKVTQ
- the ruvA gene encoding Holliday junction branch migration protein RuvA, which gives rise to MIAHLQGRLVEKNPTEVVIDCGGVGYQVNISLHTFSLLPNSENIKLYTHLQIKEDAHTLYGFAEKSEREIFRMLLSVSGIGAGIARTMLSSIEPKQIINAIASGDVGIIQSIKGIGNKTAQRVILDLKDKVVKLYDIDEVFAVQNNRNKDEALSALEVLGFVRKASEKVVEKIVKEDPEATVETIIKKALKSL